A part of Desulfomicrobium baculatum DSM 4028 genomic DNA contains:
- a CDS encoding 3'-5' exonuclease, whose translation MTCSRAYVAIDFETADSCRDSACAVGLTKVQGGEIVDRLYGLIRPPRSRFSPFCVNVHGIHWSDVKDAPAFREFWIENAGFLEGADFLAAHNASFDRSVLGACCTMAGLPAPSLPFVCTVELARNQWNLRPTKLPDVCRHLGLDLNHHHAGSDAEACARIVMAAVDENPRCLTPFGI comes from the coding sequence ATGACGTGCTCCCGTGCCTATGTGGCCATCGATTTTGAAACGGCTGATTCGTGCCGCGACAGCGCCTGCGCCGTGGGCCTGACCAAGGTCCAGGGCGGCGAGATCGTGGACCGGCTATATGGCCTGATCCGTCCGCCGCGCTCGCGCTTTTCGCCATTCTGCGTGAACGTGCACGGCATCCATTGGTCCGACGTCAAGGACGCTCCGGCTTTCCGGGAGTTCTGGATCGAGAATGCGGGCTTTCTGGAAGGAGCTGATTTTCTGGCCGCGCACAACGCCAGCTTCGACCGCTCGGTACTTGGCGCGTGCTGCACCATGGCCGGGCTGCCCGCGCCATCCCTGCCTTTTGTCTGCACCGTGGAACTGGCCCGCAACCAGTGGAATCTGCGGCCCACCAAATTGCCGGACGTATGCCGTCACCTGGGCCTTGACCTCAATCATCACCACGCCGGGTCGGATGCCGAGGCCTGCGCCCGCATCGTCATGGCCGCCGTAGATGAAAACCCCCGCTGTCTGACTCCTTTCGGAATATAG
- a CDS encoding manganese-dependent inorganic pyrophosphatase yields the protein MSVYVFGHKNPDSDTVCSAIALADLKSKLGVACTPTAQGELAPETKFILEKFGVAAPAVKTEFAGEKVFLVDTSDLAQLPDDIKQAEVLGIVDHHKLGDLTTSSPLECWIWPVGCTATVLTAMYKFHGVEVPKNIAGIMLCAILSDTVIFKSPTCTPADKEAAAELGKIAGISDLAALGMEMFKVKSAVEGTPARELVLRDYKDFNMNGTKVGIGQLEVVDLSILDAVKGDLAADIKALKAEKGNHSVFLLLTDIMKEGSEILIASDDAAVVEKAFGVKPVDGKAWLPKVMSRKKDVVPKFEKAFA from the coding sequence ATGTCCGTTTATGTTTTTGGTCACAAGAATCCCGATTCCGATACCGTTTGCAGCGCCATCGCGCTGGCCGACCTGAAGAGCAAGCTCGGCGTAGCCTGCACCCCCACCGCCCAGGGCGAACTGGCCCCCGAGACCAAGTTCATCCTCGAGAAGTTCGGCGTCGCCGCTCCCGCCGTGAAGACCGAATTTGCCGGTGAGAAAGTTTTCCTGGTCGACACCTCCGACCTGGCTCAGCTGCCCGACGACATCAAGCAGGCTGAAGTGCTCGGCATCGTCGACCACCACAAGCTGGGCGACCTGACCACCTCCAGCCCCCTGGAATGCTGGATCTGGCCCGTTGGCTGCACCGCCACCGTTCTGACCGCCATGTACAAGTTCCACGGCGTTGAAGTTCCCAAGAACATCGCCGGCATCATGCTCTGCGCCATCCTGAGCGACACCGTCATCTTCAAGTCCCCGACCTGCACCCCGGCCGACAAGGAAGCCGCTGCCGAACTGGGCAAGATCGCCGGTATCTCCGACCTGGCCGCCCTGGGCATGGAAATGTTCAAGGTCAAGTCCGCCGTTGAAGGCACCCCGGCCCGCGAGCTGGTTCTGCGCGACTACAAGGACTTCAACATGAACGGCACCAAGGTCGGCATCGGCCAGCTGGAAGTCGTCGACCTGTCCATCCTCGACGCCGTCAAGGGCGACCTGGCTGCCGACATCAAGGCCCTGAAGGCCGAGAAGGGCAACCACTCCGTGTTCCTGCTGCTGACCGACATCATGAAGGAAGGCTCCGAGATCCTGATCGCCTCCGACGACGCCGCCGTGGTCGAGAAGGCCTTCGGCGTCAAGCCCGTGGACGGAAAGGCATGGCTGCCCAAGGTCATGTCCCGCAAAAAGGACGTTGTGCCCAAGTTCGAAAAGGCTTTCGCCTAA